The Halocalculus aciditolerans nucleotide sequence GAGGCCGGCGATGGCGTCGCGGACCGGGACGGGGCCGAGCGCGAGGCCGTGCGGGACGAGCGCGGCGAGGAACGCGAGCGTGTAGCCGACGAGGAAGAAGGAGAGGTCGCGGTTCGTCGCGTGCCTGTCGAACCGGAGGGCCGTGCCGGCGACGCGGCGGTCGGCGAACCAGAGGACGCTCGCGCCGACGAAGAACATCGCGAGCGTCGCGAGCATGAAGGGCGCGCCGAGGATCGCGCCGACGCCGACGTGCTCGGCGGCCGTCCCGCCCTCGATGATTGCGATGACGGGGATGGTGGTCTCGGGGAGCGCGGTCCCCATCGCGGCGAGGATGCTCCCGGTGGCGGACTGGCTGATGCCGAGGCGGTGGCCGAACCACTCGACGCCGTTCGTGAAGACCTCCGCGCCGGCGAGGAGGCAGGCGAAGGCGAGGACGAGGAACGCGACGCGTCTCACGGAGCCGGTGAGGACGAGCGGGGTCGCGCTCGCGAACGCGGTCATACCTCGACTACCGCGAGAGCGTCAGTAAGCGGTTTCGTTTCGGGGACGGCCCGCGGCCGCTCAGTGGCCGCCGCTCGCGGTGACGCCGAGGACGACGACGAAGTAGACGAGGACGACGATGAACGCGGCGTAGAACAGCCCGCCGATGAGGAAGGGCTTAGGGTTCATCGGGTCGTCGTGGGCGGAGCGCGCGCGGAGGTAGAGGACGGTGCCGGCGATGACGGCGAGAATGACGGAGAACGCGTTGAGGAAGCCGGTCGTCCCCCACGCCAGCGAGAGGTCCCAGTCGGTGAAGACGATGCCGAGCGTGACCGGGAGCGTGCCCTGGAACGCCATCGCGCCCGTGATGTTCCCGAGCGCGAGGGTGTCTTTGTCCCGACTAATCCAGAGGACGGAGTTGAACTTCTCGGGGAGTTCGGTCGCGAGCGGCGCGATGAGGAGCGCGACGATGGCGATGGGGACGTTGAGGACCTCCCGGGAGAGCCACTGGACTTCGGTGACGAAGAGGTGCGCGCCGGAGATGATGATGGCGAGCGCGAAGAGCGTCTGCAGGGCGACGAGGAGGAAGCGCGGGTTCTCGCCGTGGTCTCTCGGGTCGTAGCCGACGCGAGAGAGGAGGCGTTCGACGATGAGGCCGAGGTGGAGGGCTTCGAGGTCCTCGCTCTCGGCGAGTTCGCCGCTCTGGAGGGAGCGGACGAGGTAGACGAGGTAGAGCACGACGAGGAGCGCCGCCATCGCGTACTGGACGAGGCGCTGCTCGACGAACGCGGCGGCGAACGCGATGACGTAGCCGACGAGGAAGAAGGAGAGGTCGCGGCGCGTCGCGGCCTCGTTGAAGTGCATCTCGTCGCCGAACGTCCGGCGGTTCCGGAAGTAGTAGACGCTCGCGCCGACGAGGAACATCGCGATGGTGGCGAGCATGAAGGGCGCGCCGAGGATCGCGCCGACGCCGACGTGCGAGGCGTCCGCGCCGCCCTGAACGATGGCGATGACGGGGATGAGGGTTTCGGGGAGCGCGGTGCCGACGGCCGCGAGGATGCTCCCGGTCGCCGATTCGCTGACGCCGAGGCGGTGGCCGAGCCACTCGACGCCGTTCGTGAAGACCTCCGCGCCGAGCAGGAGGAGGGCGAACGACCCGATGAGCAGAAGGGACCGGTCCACTGTCGGGGAGACGAGGGCCGGAGCGAGGCCGGTGTGCATACGGCCGTCTAACCGAAGCGGGTTTGTAAGGCGTTCCATTCGATTCGACGCGCCTAACCCGCGGACGCGCGTTCTCCCGGTATGACTCTCGGCATCGTCGTCAGCCGCGCCGACTCGGCGTCCGTGCACGTCGGCGACCACCTCCGCGACCTCGGCGAGTGGGAGCGCATCGACGAGGGCGACGCGTTCCGCGCGCCCGGCTTCGAACTCCGATACTTCGACGACTGGCACCTCGAACTCGACGGCGTCGCGGACGCGTTCGACGCGGCCGTCGACGCGGTCGTCTTCGCGTCCCGGCACTCCGGGGACACCGGGCCGATGCTGACCGCGCACTTCACGGGGAATTTCGGACGAGCGGAACACGGCGGCGCGGACCGCTCGCTCGCCCCCGCCTGCACCCGCGCGGCGTCCGCCGTCCTCGACGCCCTCACCGACCACGCCCCCGACGGCTACGACGTCGGCATGGAGTGTACGCACCACGGCCCCACCGACCCCGGCGCGCCGAGCATGTTCGTCGAAGTCGGGAGCAGCGAAGCGGAGTGGGACGACCCGGACGCCGCCCGCGCGGCCGCCAGCGCCATCCTCGCGCTCGGCGGCGTCCCCGCGCGGGACGACCGAGCGCTCGTCGCGTTCGGCGGCGGCCACTACGCCCCGCGAGCGACGCGAATCGCCCGCGAGACCGACTGGGCGGTCGGGCACGTCGCCGCCGACTGGTGTCTCGACGACCTCGGCGCACCGGACGAGAACCGGGACGTCGTCGACGCCGTCTTCGCGCAATCCGGAGCGACGCGCGCCGTCGTCGACGGCGAGAAGCCGGCGCTGGAAGCCGTCATCGACGACCTCGGCTATCGCGTCGTGAGCGAGACGTGGGTTCGGGAGGTCGACGGCGTCCCGCTCGACCGCGCAGCCGCGCTCGAAGCCGAACTCGCACCCGTCGACGACGGCCTGCGGTTCGGCGACGCGGCGAGCGCGAACGAGACTGCGCGCGAGGCGTTCACCGTTGTCGACCTCCCGAACGCGCTCTGGG carries:
- a CDS encoding sodium:calcium antiporter; translated protein: MHTGLAPALVSPTVDRSLLLIGSFALLLLGAEVFTNGVEWLGHRLGVSESATGSILAAVGTALPETLIPVIAIVQGGADASHVGVGAILGAPFMLATIAMFLVGASVYYFRNRRTFGDEMHFNEAATRRDLSFFLVGYVIAFAAAFVEQRLVQYAMAALLVVLYLVYLVRSLQSGELAESEDLEALHLGLIVERLLSRVGYDPRDHGENPRFLLVALQTLFALAIIISGAHLFVTEVQWLSREVLNVPIAIVALLIAPLATELPEKFNSVLWISRDKDTLALGNITGAMAFQGTLPVTLGIVFTDWDLSLAWGTTGFLNAFSVILAVIAGTVLYLRARSAHDDPMNPKPFLIGGLFYAAFIVVLVYFVVVLGVTASGGH
- a CDS encoding D-aminoacyl-tRNA deacylase gives rise to the protein MTLGIVVSRADSASVHVGDHLRDLGEWERIDEGDAFRAPGFELRYFDDWHLELDGVADAFDAAVDAVVFASRHSGDTGPMLTAHFTGNFGRAEHGGADRSLAPACTRAASAVLDALTDHAPDGYDVGMECTHHGPTDPGAPSMFVEVGSSEAEWDDPDAARAAASAILALGGVPARDDRALVAFGGGHYAPRATRIARETDWAVGHVAADWCLDDLGAPDENRDVVDAVFAQSGATRAVVDGEKPALEAVIDDLGYRVVSETWVREVDGVPLDRAAALEAELAPVDDGLRFGDAASANETAREAFTVVDLPNALWADAHSVDPDAALAAAREHSLAYETTENGNRVEGRAAFPDAAAYDAYVDALCDVLAEAYDRVERRDDTVLVEADAFDPALAAERGVPEGPKFGRLANGDAVTVDGREITPGDVTARQRDTYNV